A single window of Paenibacillus sp. SYP-B4298 DNA harbors:
- the xylA gene encoding xylose isomerase produces the protein MTFFKNIGKIQYEGKGSDNPLAYKHYNPKEVVLGKTMEEHLRFAVAYWHTFTANGSDPFGVGTAVRAWDNLDPMDKAKARVEANFEFMEKLGVPYYCFHDRDIAPEGATLQETNANLDVIVGLLKQGMKDTGAKLLWNTANMFSNPRFVHGAGTTVNADVYAYAAAQVKKGLEVGKELGAENYVFWGGREGYETLLNTDMALELDNLARLYKMALAYAKEIGFDAQFLIEPKPKEPTKHQYDFDAATTIAFLQKYGLQNDFKLNLEANHATLAGHTFEHEIRVAAINGMLGSLDANQGDLLIGWDTDEFPTDLYSTTLTMYEIIRAGGIGRGGINFDAKVRRGSFEDDDLFLGHIAGMDTYAWGLKAAAKMVESKFFDNILNQRYRTFSEGIGADVVSGKATLKSLEEYALQNNPIVNESGRQERIKLMINEIIYSV, from the coding sequence ATGACTTTTTTTAAGAACATTGGCAAGATTCAATATGAGGGCAAGGGCTCAGACAATCCACTGGCCTATAAACATTATAATCCGAAGGAAGTTGTGCTTGGCAAAACAATGGAGGAGCATCTGCGTTTTGCAGTAGCATACTGGCATACCTTCACAGCCAACGGCTCCGATCCGTTCGGTGTTGGAACCGCTGTCCGCGCTTGGGATAACCTTGATCCGATGGATAAAGCGAAAGCTCGCGTCGAAGCGAACTTTGAATTTATGGAGAAGCTGGGCGTACCTTACTACTGCTTCCATGACCGTGATATTGCACCAGAGGGCGCTACACTGCAAGAGACGAACGCGAATCTTGATGTGATCGTTGGCCTGCTGAAGCAAGGCATGAAGGATACCGGAGCTAAGCTGCTGTGGAACACGGCGAATATGTTCAGCAACCCGCGCTTTGTACATGGCGCAGGTACGACAGTGAATGCCGATGTGTACGCTTACGCTGCGGCACAAGTGAAGAAGGGTCTTGAGGTCGGCAAAGAGCTGGGCGCAGAAAACTACGTATTCTGGGGCGGACGCGAAGGCTACGAGACGCTGCTGAATACAGATATGGCGCTGGAGCTGGATAACCTGGCGCGCCTGTACAAGATGGCGCTTGCCTATGCGAAGGAGATCGGCTTCGACGCCCAATTCCTGATCGAGCCTAAGCCGAAGGAGCCTACCAAGCACCAATATGATTTTGATGCTGCAACAACGATTGCATTCCTGCAAAAATACGGACTGCAAAACGACTTCAAGCTTAACCTGGAAGCGAACCATGCGACATTGGCTGGTCACACCTTCGAGCACGAGATCCGCGTGGCTGCTATTAACGGCATGCTGGGATCGCTGGATGCGAACCAAGGCGACCTGCTGATCGGCTGGGATACCGATGAATTCCCTACCGACCTGTACTCGACGACTCTGACGATGTATGAGATTATCCGCGCTGGCGGTATCGGACGCGGCGGCATCAACTTCGACGCGAAGGTACGTCGTGGCTCGTTCGAGGACGATGATTTGTTCCTGGGTCATATCGCAGGTATGGACACCTATGCTTGGGGATTGAAGGCAGCGGCGAAGATGGTCGAGAGCAAGTTCTTCGACAACATCTTGAACCAGCGCTACCGCACCTTCTCCGAAGGCATCGGCGCTGACGTGGTGTCGGGCAAAGCGACATTGAAATCGCTGGAAGAGTACGCGCTGCAAAATAATCCGATCGTCAATGAATCCGGTCGTCAAGAGCGCATCAAGCTGATGATCAATGAAATCATCTATAGTGTTTAA
- a CDS encoding ROK family transcriptional regulator, with amino-acid sequence MRKRTGDTALIKQINTALVLDAVIKQAPLSRAAISERTGLNKATVSSLVQDLMDRHLVIEIGTGESSGGRKPVMLLFNSTAGYALGIDLGVNYIRGVLTDLAGEITAEAERTLESTALDAVLPELYSCIEELTALAPASDYGIVGIGLGVPGIVDGSGTMLLAPNLEWEQVELGRLLEERYQLPVIIDNEANAGAKGEQRYGAGRGIANQIYVSVGIGIGTGIILNKELYKGASGFSGELGHLSIDQAGRQCRCGNRGCWELYASENALLAQAAELGLGYTRLSALLQAADEGHEDAISLFAGIGRYLGIGIANIMNVFNPDVVLIGNRISRARRWIEPSLTETVNNRALPYHRRNARILFAELGEQSAVRGAAYFAISAFLHKIKEGEQ; translated from the coding sequence ATGCGAAAACGAACCGGGGACACCGCACTTATCAAACAAATCAATACTGCGCTTGTGCTGGATGCCGTTATCAAGCAGGCGCCGCTCTCCAGAGCAGCCATCTCCGAGCGGACAGGACTGAATAAGGCCACCGTGTCCAGCCTCGTTCAGGATCTGATGGACCGCCATCTGGTCATCGAGATCGGTACGGGGGAATCAAGCGGCGGACGCAAGCCCGTCATGCTGCTGTTCAACAGCACAGCCGGCTATGCCCTCGGCATTGATCTGGGTGTTAACTACATCCGCGGCGTACTGACCGATCTGGCAGGCGAGATTACGGCAGAGGCAGAGCGAACACTGGAATCGACCGCGCTCGACGCTGTGCTGCCAGAGCTGTACAGTTGCATAGAGGAATTGACTGCCCTCGCTCCTGCCAGCGATTACGGCATTGTAGGCATCGGGCTGGGTGTGCCCGGCATCGTTGACGGGTCGGGAACGATGCTGCTGGCGCCCAATCTCGAATGGGAGCAGGTCGAGCTGGGCCGATTGCTGGAGGAGCGTTACCAGTTGCCAGTTATTATCGATAATGAGGCCAATGCCGGTGCCAAGGGCGAACAGCGCTACGGCGCGGGCCGCGGCATCGCTAACCAGATCTATGTCAGTGTAGGCATCGGGATCGGTACAGGCATCATTCTGAACAAGGAGTTGTACAAGGGGGCATCGGGCTTCTCTGGGGAGCTGGGACATCTCTCGATTGATCAGGCGGGACGCCAGTGCCGCTGCGGCAACCGCGGCTGCTGGGAGCTGTATGCCTCGGAGAATGCACTGCTCGCTCAAGCGGCGGAGCTTGGATTAGGCTACACCCGCCTGTCAGCGCTCTTGCAGGCGGCGGATGAGGGTCATGAAGACGCCATCTCGCTGTTTGCGGGCATTGGCCGCTATCTCGGGATTGGCATCGCCAATATTATGAACGTCTTCAATCCTGATGTTGTGCTCATCGGCAACCGGATAAGCCGCGCCCGCCGTTGGATCGAACCCTCGCTAACTGAAACCGTGAATAACCGGGCGTTGCCCTATCACCGCCGTAATGCGCGCATTTTATTTGCCGAGCTTGGCGAGCAGTCCGCCGTCCGCGGCGCAGCCTACTTCGCGATCAGTGCTTTCCTGCACAAAATAAAAGAAGGGGAACAATGA
- a CDS encoding AraC family transcriptional regulator has protein sequence MSTTTAMPLLHFLAPPLPYFIEADHRRYEAGQLHPSRANRGTFDLLYIRQGELTIEEDGTVWTLGPGQIVLLRPDRAHRGYKGCPEETVFDWIHFQTPGVWEECRGGAAATLHGDHYLYTIRLPKHMKLTRPEEADRLLDALRQAGGSPIAESFWQCQKLFLQLLQLIEQEWRAAAAPTAVNVAERAAAYLKRNYQQQVTNKSLGEELGLHPNYIARCMLEVYGSTPQQYLLHYRVDQAKLMLIKTDWTIARIAAETGFKQTPHFSRTFSEQSGYPPLQYRKKYAST, from the coding sequence ATGAGCACGACAACAGCTATGCCTCTACTACATTTTTTGGCTCCACCGCTGCCCTACTTCATAGAGGCTGATCATCGCCGCTACGAAGCAGGGCAGCTTCATCCCAGCCGAGCGAATCGGGGCACCTTCGACCTGCTGTATATCAGGCAAGGGGAGCTAACGATTGAGGAGGATGGCACTGTCTGGACGCTTGGCCCAGGGCAGATCGTACTGCTGCGACCGGACAGGGCACATCGCGGATATAAGGGTTGCCCGGAGGAGACGGTGTTCGACTGGATTCATTTTCAGACGCCGGGCGTGTGGGAGGAGTGCCGCGGCGGCGCTGCTGCGACACTGCATGGCGATCACTATCTATATACCATTCGACTGCCCAAGCACATGAAGCTGACCCGCCCGGAGGAGGCGGACAGGCTGCTTGATGCGTTGCGGCAGGCTGGAGGAAGTCCGATCGCCGAATCCTTCTGGCAATGCCAGAAGCTGTTCCTGCAACTGCTCCAGTTGATCGAGCAGGAATGGCGTGCAGCGGCAGCGCCTACTGCCGTGAACGTCGCTGAGCGGGCGGCAGCCTATCTGAAGCGCAATTACCAGCAGCAGGTGACGAACAAGTCGCTGGGGGAGGAGCTGGGCTTGCACCCCAACTATATTGCCCGTTGCATGCTTGAGGTGTATGGAAGCACGCCGCAGCAATATTTGCTCCATTATCGTGTTGACCAGGCCAAGCTAATGCTGATCAAGACTGACTGGACGATAGCGCGGATTGCCGCCGAGACCGGCTTCAAGCAGACACCGCATTTCTCGCGCACCTTCTCCGAGCAATCGGGCTACCCGCCTCTGCAATACCGGAAGAAGTATGCATCAACATAA
- a CDS encoding ArsR/SmtB family transcription factor produces MKADISKASLPVYEALASEVRLNILRLIAEKPMHNKELAETLGLSAAIMTMHVGKLEKAGLIHCKMERHNGATYKLCYPTTNHIHVEFPQVEAVPREKYEITIPVGHFTDYNVYPTCGLATHSSIIGQYDDPRYFMSPERMNAEIVWFGKGFLEYKFPNYLLAGQQLEEIEISMEIGSEAPGINERWPSDISFTLNGMPLGQWTSPGDFGHARGRLTPAWWHDNTNQYGMLKIIRIGADGTFLDGGRMSDTTVEQVNAAGSFWTIRFEVADDAAHVGGLTLFGKSFGNYEQDIVIRVYYKKEQGTS; encoded by the coding sequence ATGAAAGCTGACATCAGCAAAGCTTCCTTGCCCGTGTATGAAGCGCTTGCAAGTGAAGTTCGATTGAATATTTTGCGTCTAATCGCTGAGAAGCCCATGCATAACAAGGAGCTGGCGGAGACGCTTGGTCTTAGTGCCGCGATTATGACGATGCATGTGGGCAAGCTGGAGAAGGCGGGACTCATTCATTGCAAGATGGAACGGCATAACGGAGCTACCTATAAATTATGCTATCCAACGACCAATCATATCCATGTCGAATTTCCCCAGGTGGAGGCCGTGCCGCGGGAGAAGTATGAAATTACGATTCCCGTGGGCCATTTCACCGATTATAACGTCTATCCGACCTGTGGCCTGGCGACTCACTCCAGCATTATCGGTCAGTATGACGATCCGCGATATTTCATGTCGCCGGAGCGAATGAATGCCGAGATCGTATGGTTTGGCAAAGGGTTTTTGGAATATAAATTTCCGAACTATTTGCTGGCGGGTCAACAGCTAGAGGAGATTGAAATCTCGATGGAGATCGGCTCGGAGGCACCGGGAATTAATGAAAGATGGCCATCGGACATCTCCTTCACACTGAACGGGATGCCGCTGGGTCAATGGACGAGCCCAGGCGACTTCGGTCACGCTCGCGGGCGCTTAACCCCTGCCTGGTGGCATGATAATACGAACCAATACGGCATGCTCAAGATTATCCGCATTGGAGCAGACGGCACATTTCTGGATGGAGGCCGCATGTCGGATACGACGGTGGAGCAGGTCAATGCGGCAGGGAGCTTCTGGACGATCCGCTTCGAGGTGGCAGATGATGCGGCACATGTTGGCGGCTTGACGCTGTTTGGCAAGTCATTCGGGAATTACGAGCAAGACATTGTTATTCGCGTATATTACAAGAAGGAGCAAGGAACATCATGA
- a CDS encoding sn-glycerol-1-phosphate dehydrogenase: MQDNINAWNERAAGEQGARHPIEIDRIIIEAGALAQAAAYIADQGFKNVLLVADSRTYEAAGSTVEAELRGRGLEPGICLIPPDYQGDVVADERSIVHLMLNVSPKETELLVAVGAGTLHDITRFAAYKMNKPFLSIPTAPSVDGFNSKGAPILIQGQKITVAASAPIAIFADLDVLVKAPRAMVAAGFGDMLGKYTSLFDWRFSSTVAGEPYSPLVAEITEQALSSCIQHVEQIAAGDEEGIRILMTALIESGLAMLIFGQSHPASGAEHHLSHYWEMEFLKEGRKQLLHGAKVGVACAQIAALYHRIAAEGPTGFSEAVHDRWEEIASWLAQIPQPEQLQQWLRTAGGPDNLQQLGIEPELAQRSLQQAHHVRARYTMLRAYNERD; this comes from the coding sequence ATGCAGGATAACATTAACGCTTGGAATGAGCGCGCTGCTGGGGAGCAGGGAGCCCGTCACCCGATCGAGATCGACCGTATCATCATCGAGGCTGGAGCGTTGGCACAGGCTGCAGCGTATATAGCTGACCAAGGATTCAAGAACGTGCTGCTTGTTGCTGACAGCCGTACTTATGAGGCGGCAGGGAGCACAGTGGAGGCCGAACTGCGCGGGCGCGGGCTTGAGCCGGGCATCTGTCTGATCCCGCCTGATTACCAAGGGGATGTCGTCGCAGATGAACGCAGCATCGTCCATCTGATGCTGAACGTCTCCCCTAAGGAGACCGAGCTGCTGGTGGCGGTAGGGGCGGGCACGCTGCATGATATTACCCGTTTTGCCGCTTATAAGATGAACAAGCCGTTTCTCTCGATTCCTACTGCCCCCTCGGTGGACGGTTTTAATTCCAAGGGCGCACCAATACTGATACAAGGACAGAAGATTACAGTTGCCGCCTCGGCGCCAATCGCGATCTTCGCCGATCTGGATGTACTCGTCAAGGCTCCCCGTGCGATGGTGGCAGCGGGATTTGGCGATATGCTCGGCAAATATACGTCGCTGTTCGACTGGAGGTTTTCCAGCACGGTAGCAGGTGAGCCGTATAGCCCGCTTGTTGCCGAGATCACCGAGCAGGCGCTGAGCTCCTGTATACAGCATGTGGAGCAGATTGCTGCCGGAGATGAAGAGGGGATCCGAATTCTGATGACGGCTCTCATCGAGTCCGGGCTGGCGATGCTGATCTTCGGCCAGTCTCATCCCGCCTCCGGTGCAGAGCATCATCTGTCCCATTACTGGGAGATGGAATTTCTGAAGGAGGGGCGCAAGCAACTGCTGCACGGGGCCAAGGTTGGTGTCGCCTGTGCACAGATCGCGGCACTCTATCACCGTATCGCGGCAGAAGGGCCGACAGGCTTCAGTGAGGCCGTGCACGACCGCTGGGAGGAGATCGCTAGCTGGCTAGCGCAGATTCCGCAGCCAGAGCAGCTACAGCAGTGGCTGCGCACGGCAGGCGGGCCGGATAATCTGCAGCAGCTTGGCATTGAGCCGGAGCTTGCGCAGCGCAGCCTGCAGCAGGCGCATCATGTCAGGGCTCGTTATACAATGCTGCGGGCATATAATGAGCGCGACTAG
- a CDS encoding VOC family protein: MQIDGIHHTSVVVRDLARARAFYGGILGLKESAERPDFDFPGAWYDIGNMQIHLIVHEPALTVRGTTTIDTRDGHFALRVRSMAEVLQRLEQHGVPYKNKPDSITGWHQVFVTDPDGNIIEFNANKE, translated from the coding sequence ATGCAGATTGATGGCATTCATCATACATCGGTCGTAGTGCGGGACTTGGCGCGGGCCCGAGCCTTTTACGGCGGCATACTGGGGCTGAAGGAGAGCGCGGAGCGGCCGGACTTTGATTTTCCTGGCGCCTGGTATGATATAGGAAATATGCAGATTCATCTAATCGTTCATGAGCCGGCACTGACTGTGCGCGGAACAACGACGATCGACACACGGGATGGTCACTTTGCGCTTCGCGTGAGGAGCATGGCAGAGGTACTGCAGCGGCTGGAGCAGCATGGCGTTCCTTATAAGAACAAGCCGGACAGTATTACAGGCTGGCATCAGGTATTTGTTACTGATCCAGATGGCAATATAATTGAATTTAATGCGAACAAGGAATAG
- a CDS encoding carbohydrate ABC transporter permease codes for MRYVVWTLLLIVTVISLVPFYIMIMMSTYFTEDIFKGLPLLPGSYLLNNLRTVFESNFIQVYMNSLVVSVSAVLLAGLTSTLIGYSLAKFHFRFKRLLNYFIIISMMVPTQVGIIGYIIEMKHLGFGNTLLPIILVWAAFPFGAFFMVQFIKDTVPNEVLECARIDGCSEPGIFFRIVLPLIKPGLATLATLVFLWSWNNYLLPLVTINDSRWYTVPVFVSNLGIVHRTDYAARMTALAIATLPVLLVFLAGSKTFIKGITAGAVKG; via the coding sequence ATGAGATACGTTGTATGGACATTGCTGCTAATCGTTACCGTCATCTCGCTCGTGCCGTTCTATATTATGATTATGATGTCTACGTACTTCACGGAGGACATCTTCAAGGGACTGCCGCTGCTGCCTGGCAGCTATCTGCTGAACAACCTGCGGACGGTGTTCGAGTCGAACTTCATACAGGTGTACATGAACAGTCTGGTCGTCTCGGTCAGCGCAGTGCTGCTGGCAGGATTGACGAGCACCTTGATCGGCTATTCACTGGCCAAGTTTCATTTCCGCTTCAAGCGGCTGCTGAATTATTTCATTATTATCTCGATGATGGTTCCTACCCAGGTGGGAATTATCGGCTATATTATCGAGATGAAGCATTTGGGCTTTGGCAATACGCTGCTGCCGATCATCCTGGTCTGGGCGGCCTTTCCGTTCGGTGCGTTCTTTATGGTGCAGTTCATTAAGGATACGGTGCCCAATGAGGTGCTGGAATGCGCCCGCATCGATGGATGCTCAGAGCCGGGAATTTTCTTCCGCATCGTGCTGCCATTGATCAAGCCAGGTCTGGCGACGCTCGCGACGCTCGTATTTCTATGGTCATGGAATAATTACCTGCTGCCGCTGGTGACGATCAATGATTCGAGATGGTACACCGTGCCTGTATTTGTATCCAATCTGGGCATCGTGCATCGCACAGACTATGCGGCGCGCATGACGGCGCTGGCGATTGCCACGCTGCCTGTGCTGCTCGTTTTCCTGGCTGGCTCCAAAACCTTCATCAAGGGCATCACAGCCGGAGCGGTCAAGGGATGA
- a CDS encoding carbohydrate ABC transporter permease — protein sequence MKRTIRIWPYLFALPFVLAYALFQLYPVLYSFYLSLNDWNGVGAKTFIGLKNYIDLFTKDPLFIKSIYNTLIIMVMTVPLLILIGMFLAYTIFNLTRGRRLFQTVNFLPYITTPVAIGFIFSFMFDWQTGTVNQLLLKLGVLDEGIYWLQGEWTSRIIIALMVLWRNLGYFLAIYLAGMTAIPQDVYEAAKMDGSTGLHTFTRITLPLLRNISVFLVVTSIISGLQLFDEPKLLYGGWSGSVQVGGPDNSALTVIWKFVDDSFISGTRFGYGSAIAYSLFLLIILFSIASYRLTAGKGDER from the coding sequence GTGAAGCGAACCATCCGCATCTGGCCGTACTTGTTTGCGTTGCCTTTCGTGCTTGCCTATGCTTTATTCCAGCTCTATCCGGTGCTGTACTCCTTCTACCTCAGTCTTAACGACTGGAACGGTGTCGGCGCCAAAACCTTTATCGGTCTGAAAAACTATATCGATCTGTTTACCAAGGACCCGCTGTTTATCAAATCAATCTACAACACGCTAATCATTATGGTGATGACTGTGCCGCTGCTTATTCTGATCGGCATGTTCCTGGCCTATACGATCTTTAATCTGACGAGGGGGAGACGGTTGTTCCAGACCGTCAACTTCCTCCCCTATATTACAACGCCTGTGGCGATCGGCTTCATCTTCTCGTTCATGTTCGACTGGCAGACGGGCACAGTGAATCAGTTGCTGCTCAAGCTGGGTGTGCTGGACGAGGGCATCTATTGGCTGCAGGGCGAATGGACGAGCCGCATCATTATTGCATTGATGGTGCTATGGCGCAACCTGGGCTACTTTCTGGCGATCTACCTGGCCGGGATGACGGCTATCCCGCAGGATGTGTACGAGGCGGCCAAGATGGACGGTTCCACCGGGCTGCATACCTTTACACGGATTACATTGCCGCTGTTGCGCAACATTAGCGTCTTCCTGGTCGTCACCTCAATCATCTCCGGCTTGCAGCTATTTGACGAGCCGAAGCTGCTGTATGGCGGCTGGTCAGGCTCGGTGCAGGTGGGCGGCCCGGATAATTCGGCGCTGACGGTCATCTGGAAGTTTGTCGACGATTCCTTCATCTCGGGAACCCGCTTTGGCTACGGCTCGGCTATTGCCTACTCGCTGTTCCTGCTCATCATCCTGTTCTCGATTGCCAGCTATCGCCTGACAGCAGGAAAGGGGGATGAACGATGA
- a CDS encoding ABC transporter substrate-binding protein codes for MNRQNKQWLITLLAAMMMLSLLSACGGNSGTGSTSSTSGASGGNTAAEGTGGSGGETPTTIRVWDWDETYLKEMIPEFNKKYPNIKVEYTIVNPNDYLQKLQSGIASGSDVPDVILGETAYRGKLFDLGVLENLEQAPYNLKRSELLDYLVPLMTNEADELVGVDQQIAPAGLAFRRDIAKQYLGTDDPKELEALLSDWNAFIEQGKQVAEKSGGKVTMFPGLGDAFLVLRGQSGMNYIQNGEIDLTSRMSGPLQMLFKMRDAGILGKHELWTPAWSTSMSTGENLFYPMAPWGPKWHISANDKDGSGRWGLVKAPGGSFTRGGTSVSIYKDSKVKEAAWAYIQFCYLSDEGTKLAYEKFGFTPGTKAFYENNKDLIEAGSEYDAFFGGQNLMKYFIDEIVPGVKGEKQTKYDSIVEGAFMSLYPLWTKDTSIDEKAAMAKFISEVQAKATDATVK; via the coding sequence ATGAATAGGCAGAACAAACAATGGCTCATCACACTACTGGCAGCAATGATGATGCTATCGCTGCTCTCAGCCTGCGGCGGCAACAGCGGCACAGGCAGTACAAGCAGCACAAGTGGCGCTTCAGGCGGCAACACGGCTGCAGAGGGCACTGGCGGCAGCGGCGGCGAGACACCGACGACCATCCGCGTATGGGATTGGGACGAGACCTATCTGAAAGAGATGATCCCGGAGTTCAATAAGAAATATCCGAACATTAAGGTTGAATATACCATTGTCAATCCGAATGATTATCTGCAGAAGCTGCAGAGCGGCATTGCCTCCGGCTCCGATGTGCCAGATGTCATCCTCGGCGAGACCGCCTACCGCGGCAAGCTGTTCGATCTGGGCGTGCTGGAGAATCTGGAGCAGGCTCCTTACAATCTCAAGCGCTCCGAGCTACTGGATTACTTGGTGCCGCTCATGACCAATGAAGCGGATGAGCTCGTAGGTGTCGATCAGCAGATCGCTCCGGCTGGCCTGGCCTTCCGGCGCGACATTGCCAAGCAATATCTTGGCACAGATGATCCGAAGGAGCTGGAAGCACTGCTGTCCGACTGGAATGCCTTCATTGAGCAAGGCAAGCAGGTGGCGGAGAAGAGCGGCGGCAAGGTGACGATGTTCCCTGGTCTTGGCGATGCATTCCTGGTGCTGCGCGGGCAGAGCGGGATGAATTACATTCAGAATGGCGAGATCGATCTGACGTCGCGTATGTCCGGTCCGCTGCAGATGCTGTTCAAGATGAGAGATGCCGGTATCCTCGGCAAGCATGAGCTGTGGACGCCAGCTTGGTCGACCTCGATGTCTACTGGTGAGAATCTGTTCTACCCGATGGCTCCTTGGGGGCCGAAATGGCATATCTCCGCCAATGACAAGGATGGCAGCGGACGTTGGGGGCTGGTGAAGGCGCCGGGCGGCAGCTTTACACGCGGCGGAACCTCGGTCAGCATCTACAAGGACAGCAAGGTGAAGGAGGCGGCATGGGCGTACATCCAGTTCTGCTATTTGTCTGATGAGGGCACGAAGCTGGCCTATGAGAAATTCGGGTTCACACCGGGCACTAAGGCTTTCTATGAAAACAACAAGGATCTGATTGAAGCCGGCTCGGAGTATGATGCCTTCTTCGGCGGGCAAAATCTGATGAAATACTTCATTGATGAGATCGTTCCGGGTGTCAAGGGCGAGAAGCAGACGAAATATGATTCGATCGTAGAAGGCGCATTCATGTCCCTCTATCCGCTGTGGACGAAGGATACGAGCATCGACGAGAAGGCAGCGATGGCGAAGTTCATTAGCGAGGTACAGGCGAAGGCGACTGACGCAACCGTGAAATAA
- a CDS encoding sensor histidine kinase has protein sequence MRWKIRTKIIASTVLVVSISLVLSGFFTYEYASDVIRKQSVRDSMTKLAQISAQVNMVQKQIVKTAEYIVSDEEINRMIVPMSPPDLQRDYYRKLEVQERLKRFAALNAYVLNAMIIREDGEVYSNNPGYEDYFQDYLQQDWFTNFRARGARTGFTAPHNFFSLSRHQAVLSYVVEYRNLEQPREPNYFLVLDIAHSEITGAYEQSRGDFEQLVLFNGYDEPLFDSGFQGAEADGIEIAEAIAQQQDYSENDSYIVMSSSTMGDRWHQAAVLSKARLFAEINKIFQYDMLIILASIAFILIVFVPLILTFTRPISRLVQAMKRVSVGNLNTSVVIRSGDEMELLGQGFNKMVTELREHVQASIDHEKMKRTMQMSLLMSQINPHFVYNTLNTVIYLSHSEQSRQAAQITESLIAILQDTVKTGDGAFFATLQEEQGIVGRYIDIQHCRYPGQFTVHWEIPDELCQAVIPRMMIQPLVENALFHGICPYDRPGSIAIRARADGQQRLVVTVADDGGGMDEETAAGLFTRRDSGIHADQIRGIGLLNIRDRIQYHYGHGYGVEIKSSRGEGTAVSLVLPLDDGDEVQGSA, from the coding sequence ATGCGGTGGAAGATTCGGACGAAGATTATAGCCAGCACCGTGCTCGTTGTGAGCATATCGCTAGTGCTGAGCGGATTTTTTACCTATGAATACGCAAGTGACGTCATCCGCAAGCAATCGGTGCGCGACAGCATGACGAAGCTGGCCCAGATCTCGGCTCAGGTTAATATGGTGCAAAAGCAGATCGTGAAGACCGCGGAATACATCGTGTCCGATGAGGAGATTAACCGGATGATCGTGCCGATGAGTCCGCCTGACCTGCAGCGGGACTACTACCGCAAGCTGGAGGTGCAGGAGCGGCTGAAGCGGTTCGCCGCGCTGAACGCCTATGTGCTCAATGCCATGATTATCCGCGAGGATGGAGAGGTATACTCGAACAATCCGGGGTATGAGGACTACTTCCAGGACTATCTGCAGCAGGACTGGTTTACTAACTTTCGCGCGCGCGGGGCGCGGACAGGCTTCACTGCTCCGCATAACTTCTTCTCGCTCAGCCGTCACCAGGCTGTGCTCAGCTATGTGGTCGAATACCGCAACCTGGAGCAGCCGCGGGAGCCTAATTATTTTCTGGTGCTGGACATTGCCCATTCCGAGATTACGGGTGCGTATGAGCAGAGCCGCGGCGACTTTGAGCAGCTGGTGCTATTTAACGGCTATGACGAGCCGCTGTTCGACAGCGGGTTTCAGGGCGCGGAGGCGGACGGCATCGAGATTGCGGAGGCGATCGCACAGCAGCAGGACTACAGCGAGAATGACAGCTATATAGTGATGAGCAGCAGCACAATGGGCGATCGCTGGCATCAGGCAGCCGTGCTGTCCAAGGCGCGTCTGTTCGCGGAGATTAATAAAATCTTCCAATACGATATGCTCATTATTTTGGCGAGCATAGCATTTATTTTGATCGTGTTTGTACCTCTGATCTTGACCTTCACCAGACCAATCTCGCGGCTCGTGCAGGCGATGAAGCGGGTGTCGGTCGGCAATCTGAATACGAGCGTCGTCATTCGCAGCGGCGATGAGATGGAGCTGCTCGGGCAGGGCTTCAACAAGATGGTGACGGAGCTTAGAGAGCATGTGCAGGCATCGATTGATCATGAGAAGATGAAACGAACGATGCAGATGAGTCTGCTGATGTCGCAGATTAACCCCCATTTCGTCTACAATACGCTCAATACGGTCATCTACCTGTCCCATTCCGAGCAGAGCCGTCAGGCGGCGCAGATTACCGAGTCGCTGATTGCCATCCTGCAGGATACGGTCAAGACCGGGGACGGCGCTTTTTTTGCTACGCTGCAGGAGGAGCAGGGAATTGTTGGACGCTATATCGATATTCAGCATTGCCGCTACCCGGGGCAGTTCACCGTTCACTGGGAGATTCCAGATGAGCTGTGTCAGGCGGTCATTCCGCGTATGATGATTCAGCCGCTGGTTGAAAATGCATTGTTCCATGGCATCTGCCCCTATGATCGGCCTGGTAGCATCGCCATCCGCGCGCGTGCGGACGGACAGCAGCGGCTGGTGGTCACGGTGGCGGATGACGGAGGCGGTATGGATGAGGAGACGGCCGCAGGGCTGTTCACCCGGCGCGATAGCGGCATTCACGCTGACCAGATTCGCGGCATCGGACTGCTTAACATTCGCGACCGGATTCAGTACCATTACGGCCATGGATATGGCGTAGAGATCAAGAGTAGCCGGGGGGAGGGCACCGCGGTGTCTCTGGTGCTCCCGCTGGACGATGGAGATGAAGTTCAAGGAAGCGCATAA